A region of Plantactinospora sp. BC1 DNA encodes the following proteins:
- a CDS encoding helix-turn-helix domain-containing protein: protein MATMTATQRRSQAKADYDAFLARCPSRQLLDRISDKWVALVLAALGSDGPHESGCDRVGQPRPMRYSELSRRLAGISQKMLTQTLRSLERDGLLTRTVTATVPVTVTYELTDLGLSLQQVIRGVKNWAETHMDEVLANREHYDARAN, encoded by the coding sequence ATGGCGACGATGACGGCGACCCAGCGGCGGTCACAGGCCAAGGCGGACTACGACGCTTTCCTGGCGCGCTGCCCCAGCCGCCAACTGCTCGACCGGATCTCCGACAAGTGGGTGGCGCTGGTCCTGGCCGCGCTCGGCAGCGACGGTCCGCACGAGTCCGGATGCGACCGCGTCGGGCAGCCGCGACCGATGCGCTACTCCGAGCTGTCCCGCAGGCTGGCCGGGATCAGCCAGAAGATGCTGACCCAGACGCTGCGTTCCCTGGAGCGCGACGGCCTGCTCACCCGCACCGTGACGGCGACCGTGCCGGTCACCGTCACCTACGAGCTGACCGACCTGGGCCTCTCGCTCCAGCAGGTGATACGCGGCGTCAAGAACTGGGCCGAGACACACATGGACGAGGTGCTCGCCAATCGCGAGCACTACGACGCGCGGGCCAACTGA
- a CDS encoding PadR family transcriptional regulator has product MSTPVPLREPTFLILTALAREPMHGYGIVTEVAALSDGRLSLRPGTLYGALDRLADEGLVEPDREEIVGGRLRRYYRLTDSGTAALTAETERLRRNVEAASQRLRARGARASEGSATRPAPAVHPAIRLAGGPA; this is encoded by the coding sequence ATGAGTACACCCGTCCCGTTGCGGGAACCGACGTTCCTGATCCTCACCGCCCTGGCCCGGGAGCCGATGCACGGCTACGGCATCGTCACCGAGGTCGCCGCGCTCTCCGACGGCCGGCTGTCGCTGCGACCCGGCACCCTCTACGGCGCGCTCGACCGGCTCGCCGACGAGGGCCTGGTCGAGCCGGACCGGGAGGAGATCGTCGGCGGCCGGCTCCGCCGCTACTACCGACTCACCGACAGCGGGACCGCCGCGCTCACCGCCGAGACCGAGCGGCTACGCCGGAACGTCGAGGCCGCGAGCCAACGCCTGCGGGCCCGTGGCGCCCGAGCGTCCGAGGGGTCGGCCACCCGTCCGGCGCCGGCGGTCCACCCCGCCATCCGGCTCGCCGGAGGCCCGGCATGA
- a CDS encoding GlsB/YeaQ/YmgE family stress response membrane protein: MTDQPDTTGQPDGTGQDHPTAEVNPLERRYRRLLYAYPNRYRSSRGDELVGTYLDLVDQDRRWPSRHDAVDVLRGGLRQRLREQGALGLAAALPVAATVAVSTLAALAAFLLIQVEFTNLPADVLPAQVGPAQSLGVFLWVGWLLAALATTVLPTGWARRGVAAAILLTLAVIPAAPLSGLPRPPLYVLVPVLAFGLTALALPARPGWAGRVPPLLGALTGTAVAGLFEVAEGGGNWFTSYHSTVEVLGMASVGLVGLVLAFGLLRALTGDSRALWSVVPLVTPASLLGIRPIAEWYWGGALTWGELAATAVVLTLAGAGLLLIVVAWHGARYRAIRARSVGNPCPTCGHVADVVRRADAASGRAAP, translated from the coding sequence ATGACCGACCAGCCCGACACGACCGGACAGCCCGACGGCACCGGACAGGACCACCCGACCGCCGAGGTGAATCCGCTGGAGCGGCGCTACCGGCGACTGCTGTACGCGTACCCGAATCGCTACCGGTCGAGTCGGGGCGACGAGCTGGTCGGGACGTACCTCGATCTGGTGGATCAGGATCGGCGCTGGCCCTCCCGGCACGACGCCGTCGACGTGCTCCGCGGCGGGCTGCGGCAACGGCTGCGCGAGCAGGGCGCCCTCGGGCTCGCCGCCGCCCTGCCGGTCGCCGCGACGGTCGCGGTGAGCACGCTGGCGGCGCTCGCCGCGTTCCTGCTGATCCAGGTCGAGTTCACGAACCTGCCGGCCGACGTGCTGCCCGCGCAGGTCGGCCCGGCGCAGAGCCTCGGCGTGTTCCTCTGGGTCGGCTGGCTGCTGGCCGCGCTCGCCACGACGGTACTGCCGACGGGCTGGGCACGCCGGGGCGTCGCCGCCGCCATCCTGCTGACGCTGGCCGTGATCCCGGCCGCGCCGCTCTCCGGACTGCCCCGGCCCCCGCTCTACGTGCTCGTCCCGGTGTTGGCGTTCGGCCTGACGGCGCTGGCGTTGCCGGCCCGTCCCGGCTGGGCGGGCCGAGTCCCGCCACTGCTCGGGGCGCTGACCGGTACGGCCGTGGCCGGGCTGTTCGAGGTCGCCGAGGGTGGCGGGAACTGGTTCACCAGTTACCACTCCACGGTCGAGGTGCTGGGAATGGCGAGTGTGGGACTGGTCGGACTGGTTCTGGCCTTCGGTCTCCTTCGGGCGCTCACCGGTGACAGCAGGGCACTCTGGTCGGTCGTACCGCTGGTCACCCCGGCCAGCCTGCTCGGGATCCGGCCGATCGCCGAGTGGTACTGGGGCGGCGCGCTGACCTGGGGCGAACTCGCCGCCACCGCCGTCGTGCTCACGCTGGCCGGCGCGGGCCTGCTGCTGATCGTGGTCGCCTGGCACGGCGCCCGGTACCGGGCGATCCGGGCACGTTCGGTCGGCAACCCGTGCCCGACCTGCGGACACGTCGCCGACGTCGTACGGCGGGCCGACGCCGCGAGCGGTCGGGCCGCGCCCTGA